The Haloplanus natans DSM 17983 DNA segment ATACTAAGGGCTCCGTCCCGTCCTTTCTTCGCTCGCCCATCGGTTCGCCGCCACTGCGGGGGCGTCCATCGATGGCACTGCTCCGAGATGCGCCGTGCCGGATGTCGACCGTCGGCGGTGGCCCTGGGTCTCTCCGACGGGGTCGGGTACGACCCACGACACCATCCATGAACGAAACAGATATGCCCTGCGCGGACTGTGGCACGGAACTCGTTGAACAGACAGTACACGTACGGGATCTCCCCGTCTCGACAAACTGGCAAGGACCGGTTCGGATCGCTCACTGTCCAGCCTGTGAGGCCCGATACTACCCGGGGCAGACAGTATCCCAGCTTACGGAATCTGCGAGCAATCCTCGTCCGCGTGGGGAGAGCTGACTGATGGGCGAAAACGCCGACAGTGTCGTCGACAGAGAGGCCGTGCAGGTCGATCCGCTTCCAGAGAACCTCCGTGGCGGATCGACCGTCTTCGTCGCCAGTGCCGGTGCTCCATCCCAGTACGCCGTGGGTCTCCGTATCCTCTGTGCGCAGGGGACAGCAGAGGATACGGCCTTCGTCGTCACGACGACGGAGAGCGCCGATCGGACCATCGAAGCCTATGACACCCTCGGTGTCGATTCGGAGCGACCGTCGCTCCGGATCGTCGACACGGTCTCCGTACAGCAGTCCGTCTCGGCGGTCTACGACGAGATACCGGTCGTTTTCACGCCCTCGGCGAGTGACCTCGAACGGTTGGTGATGGCCCTCTCGAATCTCGTCGATACGACACCGCCGACGAGAGGGGCGCGTCACCTCGTCGTCCGTTCTCTCACACCGATTCTCGCAGCGTCGTCCGTCGATCAGCTGAGTACGGTGCTCGACCGAATCACTGGCCTTCGCTCGGAGACCGGGCTCGCCCTCCTCGGGATCGACTACACCGCTCACGACGAAGCGACGATGACGGCGATTGCAGATCTGGTCGACGGCGTGCTCTGGGTTACCCAGCCCGCTCCGGACCGCCTCGCCTTCGACTATCAGCCGACTGGAAGTCGTCACGGCAAATTCGCTCCCGGCGGTGAGACGGGTGACTAAGGGCGACAGTGGCCTTCCACCGGAGTGGACCGAACGGCACGATAAAACACGGTATGGCGCCGCAGTAATGGAGTATCAGCACGAAACAACTGATGAAACGGCATTTGTCCTCTCGATAACATCGAGGACGGACACCGGGGAATTCGCACTACGGCTATCGACGATCGATCCAGCGTCGACGCACGTTCGACACGACTACCCCGTCGACGAGTACGACACAGTAGAAGAGGCCGCTGAGGGCGCGGAGTCGTTTGTCGAGACGCTCTCGCAGCGGTTACAGTAGCGTTTGTAAGTCATTGCACGTCATTCATAGGGAGCGTCGGAAGTCATCAGAGGTTCTCGCCGGACCGTTCCGGCGAGAATCTATCGACCGTGACGATAATCTGGCTCCGTTGAAACCTCAGCGGTTGACACAAATGGCGTGCTGAGTAGAGAGGTTCTATTCAGCAGACCAACCGTCTACATTTTACTCGGTTAGTGGTGATTCGATTTCTGGAGGGGTCAAGCATCTCTATCAAACACTGGATGTTCGACTTTGGCTAATCTAGCAAAGTCGAATGAATGCTATTGTAGGTCTACGAATTCAGTTGAGAATCACTGAGACTTCACGACTTCCGGTGACTCTCTTCCTCCACGCTTTTAACAGCCCATTCAAACTTCTCCCGCTCGATGTAGAGGAATTCTAGAAAAATCAAAGCGATGAAAATTCCGACGATTGAGACGAGAATATGGAACTCCGTGGTGTAGAGGTGATAGAGCACAAGCGGGAGAGCGACTACCGTTCCTAGGAAACCGATCAGGGGGATACTCCTGCGGATTCCGGCTTCCTTGGCGAGGCGGAGTGCGGTATAGTTGGCGGCGCTGTCTGCTATGAGGAAGGCTATGGACCCGAATTCGACTATCTGTTTCAGACTACCAACCGCTGTAAGAACTGCGGTCAACCCTCCTATAACGAGGAGTGCGTACGTAGGGATGTCCTTCTTGTTCCTGAACGAGAAAAGCCGCGGAAGTTCGTTCTCGGTTGCGATACGGTGTGCGAGCCGTGACGACCCGAATAATGTGGCGTTGATACCCGATCCTGTGCTCTGGATTGCGATAACTACGACCACCACGAAACCGATACTGCCGAGGAACGGCACAACCGCCTTTGCTAGGGCGTACTCTCCGTATTTCTGCACCATCGTGGGTGTGAGGTGGAGAGTGGCCATAAAAGATACCGAGACGTAAATGACAATGGCAGTAACAATCGAAATGTACATTCCACGGCGAAGGTTTTTGGTAGCATTCTCGATCTCATTATAGTCATAAGTCAGGAGTTGGAATCCTTCGTAGGACACGAAGATGATTGCGAATCCGGTTATCGGGCTAATCGGGCCCTTATTGAAGAAACTGGCAAAATCCGGGAAATCTCCCTGGAATGCCAGTACGCCGAGAACCGCGATCCCGAGCAAAAACGCGGCCTTGATGTATACCAGGATGTCCTGAAGGAATCCCGACTCCCGCACTCCCACTAGGTTTATACCAATGAGAGACGCCACGACACCCACCGATATCGCAGGACGTGCAAACCAAGAGAGACCGACATTCAGTACATCTTCAAGAAGCCCCACCGAGTACGCCCCGAAAGCGAACGCGTACATGGCCATAGTCCCGACGTAACCAGTGATCAGAACCCAACCGAAGAATCCTGCTATGTGGGTGTTGTCAACAACGTGTTCAATGAATGAGAACGCACCCCCATTCTCCCCGAAATAAACCGTGAGCTCGATGTACGAGTAGGCGGTCAAAAGCGTGATACCGCCAGCGAGGATGTAAGATATCGGGACAGCGTTACCGGCTTGCTGCATCGCAACCCCAAGAGCAGCGAATATACCGCCGGAAACCATCCCGCCCACACCCATCGCCACCACCTCCTTCAGCCCGAGATTTTCGACCATACTCGGAGAATGTCTTACTCTGTTCGGTAAAAGTTTGATATGGTTCTACAATTTGGATGATTCCGTCAGCCAAGTTCTCCTGACCGACTCGCGCTGTGTATTCAGCACTATCGTAACGAGTTATCAACAGAACCGATGCTCCCTCTCACACGGCGCGTCGGTGACGATCCGTTCATGATCGAAGCCCATCTCGGGGAGATTTTCGGGATCGAACGTCTCGACTCTGGAGGCCTCCTCGCGAGGTGTCGGTGTTTGCTCACCGAGAGGTGTACAGCGATAGGCGACACTCACGTTCCCGCGTTCGTCTCGGTCGAGATCATCGTAGAGACCGACGAACGCCCCGACCGAGACATCGAGGCCGACCTCCTCTTTCGTTTCACGGGCACACGCTTCTCGCGCGGTTTCGTTCCGCTCGACGAGCCCACCGGGTAGCACCCACGATCCTTCGAACGGGGGATG contains these protein-coding regions:
- a CDS encoding DUF7504 family protein, coding for MGENADSVVDREAVQVDPLPENLRGGSTVFVASAGAPSQYAVGLRILCAQGTAEDTAFVVTTTESADRTIEAYDTLGVDSERPSLRIVDTVSVQQSVSAVYDEIPVVFTPSASDLERLVMALSNLVDTTPPTRGARHLVVRSLTPILAASSVDQLSTVLDRITGLRSETGLALLGIDYTAHDEATMTAIADLVDGVLWVTQPAPDRLAFDYQPTGSRHGKFAPGGETGD
- a CDS encoding APC family permease codes for the protein MVENLGLKEVVAMGVGGMVSGGIFAALGVAMQQAGNAVPISYILAGGITLLTAYSYIELTVYFGENGGAFSFIEHVVDNTHIAGFFGWVLITGYVGTMAMYAFAFGAYSVGLLEDVLNVGLSWFARPAISVGVVASLIGINLVGVRESGFLQDILVYIKAAFLLGIAVLGVLAFQGDFPDFASFFNKGPISPITGFAIIFVSYEGFQLLTYDYNEIENATKNLRRGMYISIVTAIVIYVSVSFMATLHLTPTMVQKYGEYALAKAVVPFLGSIGFVVVVVIAIQSTGSGINATLFGSSRLAHRIATENELPRLFSFRNKKDIPTYALLVIGGLTAVLTAVGSLKQIVEFGSIAFLIADSAANYTALRLAKEAGIRRSIPLIGFLGTVVALPLVLYHLYTTEFHILVSIVGIFIALIFLEFLYIEREKFEWAVKSVEEESHRKS
- a CDS encoding NUDIX domain-containing protein; its protein translation is MVEVRALTTDAVVELDGDVLLLERNHPPFEGSWVLPGGLVERNETAREACARETKEEVGLDVSVGAFVGLYDDLDRDERGNVSVAYRCTPLGEQTPTPREEASRVETFDPENLPEMGFDHERIVTDAPCEREHRFC